One Candidatus Anstonellales archaeon DNA window includes the following coding sequences:
- a CDS encoding ribosome biogenesis/translation initiation ATPase RLI: protein MKKSHKRIAIIDRSLCLGARCGYVCMKVCPGVKMGDKTVWIDNEGFPVISEVLCTGCGICPKKCPVDCIDIINLPSETGTLIHQYGVNSFRLYNLPIPQAGVCGIIGKNGIGKSTAIKIMSGKLSPNFGNLSQNDEEKGLPPDLPLAIKNYFLDKRAKQLVVSYKPQNIDKIPDVVSGKVNEILKRIDERGNFEDVVRRFSLQDILEREIKNLSGGELQRLALAASLLKDADIYYFDEPSSYLDIEQRIAISVAIREVGETKNVMVVEHDLAVLDYLCDYVYIFWGHENGYGVVSSLKSARRGINEYLSGVLRDENVRFRENEIRFSFGSESERKASVKLAYPQFQKKYPGFVFSSEAGEIMEGEIVGVVGKNALGKTLFAKLICGIEKPDEKYGDLPRVSLSYKPQYLSADAKMTVSEFFSSQKLNAQFFEECKRRLGIERLMLRKLTQLSGGELQRVAITSCLSKEAELYLLDEPSAFLDIEQRLQFSELIRSLIVNSSSSALVIDHDVVLIDSLASRIIVFDGRSSVYGHASSPQSKINGMNSFLKSMGITMRRDVDTLRPRINKPDSIMDRKQKEAGQYFYYKSKK, encoded by the coding sequence ATGAAAAAGAGTCATAAAAGAATAGCTATAATAGACCGTTCTCTTTGCCTTGGAGCAAGATGCGGCTATGTTTGCATGAAAGTATGCCCTGGAGTAAAGATGGGGGATAAGACAGTATGGATAGACAACGAAGGTTTTCCTGTAATATCCGAGGTGTTATGCACCGGTTGTGGTATATGCCCTAAAAAGTGCCCTGTAGATTGCATAGATATAATCAATCTACCATCTGAAACTGGGACTCTCATTCACCAATATGGTGTTAATTCCTTTAGGCTATACAACCTCCCCATACCCCAAGCAGGCGTTTGTGGCATAATTGGAAAAAATGGTATTGGAAAGAGTACAGCTATAAAAATTATGTCAGGGAAGCTCTCACCGAATTTTGGGAACCTTAGTCAAAATGATGAAGAGAAAGGTCTTCCTCCTGATCTTCCACTTGCGATAAAAAATTATTTTTTGGATAAAAGAGCAAAGCAACTTGTAGTATCTTACAAGCCGCAAAATATAGATAAAATTCCGGATGTGGTTTCTGGGAAGGTAAATGAGATTCTAAAAAGAATTGACGAAAGAGGAAATTTTGAGGATGTGGTCAGGAGATTTTCATTGCAGGATATATTGGAACGAGAGATCAAAAACCTTTCTGGAGGCGAGCTTCAGCGCCTTGCTCTAGCTGCATCGTTACTGAAAGACGCTGATATCTATTACTTTGATGAACCTTCTTCTTATTTAGACATCGAACAAAGGATAGCTATTTCAGTTGCTATAAGAGAGGTTGGTGAAACAAAAAATGTGATGGTTGTTGAGCATGATTTAGCGGTGCTTGACTACCTGTGTGATTATGTGTACATCTTTTGGGGGCATGAGAACGGCTACGGCGTAGTCTCGAGCCTTAAGAGTGCGAGAAGAGGGATAAATGAATACCTAAGTGGAGTTCTTAGGGATGAGAATGTCCGCTTCAGAGAAAACGAGATACGCTTTTCTTTTGGAAGTGAATCTGAAAGAAAAGCAAGCGTTAAACTGGCCTATCCACAATTCCAAAAAAAATATCCTGGATTTGTTTTCTCCTCGGAAGCTGGGGAGATAATGGAAGGCGAAATCGTGGGAGTGGTAGGTAAGAACGCGCTTGGAAAAACACTATTTGCAAAGCTTATCTGTGGAATTGAGAAACCAGATGAAAAATATGGGGATTTACCCAGAGTCTCTCTTTCGTACAAACCGCAGTATTTAAGCGCAGATGCAAAGATGACGGTTAGCGAATTTTTCTCATCCCAAAAGCTTAATGCGCAATTCTTTGAGGAATGTAAAAGGAGATTGGGTATTGAACGCCTTATGCTAAGAAAGCTAACTCAGTTGTCTGGCGGAGAACTCCAGAGAGTTGCAATAACTTCGTGTCTTTCAAAAGAAGCTGAGCTTTATTTATTAGATGAGCCTTCTGCATTTCTTGACATTGAGCAGAGGCTTCAATTTTCAGAGCTTATTAGAAGCTTGATTGTGAATTCTAGTTCATCGGCTTTGGTTATAGACCATGACGTCGTTTTGATTGATTCGCTTGCTTCTCGTATTATAGTTTTTGATGGGAGGTCATCTGTTTATGGACATGCAAGTTCGCCGCAGTCAAAGATAAATGGAATGAACTCTTTTCTCAAGAGTATGGGGATAACTATGCGAAGGGATGTAGACACTCTTAGGCCGAGAATAAACAAACCTGATTCGATTATGGATAGAAAACAAAAAGAAGCAGGGCAATATTTTTATTACAAAAGCAAAAAATGA
- a CDS encoding mRNA surveillance protein pelota, which yields MRVNYSHIKEGKIRIIPENAEDLWHIGSILNIGDRVFSKTWRRFKPTEDDAGEKMPVNIELEAEKVEFSEELNRLRVTGKIISGEPEEYAPRGQYHTVDVETGFPIVIQKDWKEHELQRLKKAVMDSKKPKVIIVVLDNEKALFATLTGRGVHYDFEIESKASKRDERFAEKEREYFDEILKKVQERKEERIVIAGPGFTKDNLKKFIMHKDPQLLKKIVFDSVSYAERSGVEELLSRGAISKAIVEHEIERNAAIMNKFMEHVGREDGLCAWGLDEVKRAMEYGAVSELLVLDSLLRKRKDVSELVEKAVLMKVNLHVFSSGCSPAEKLDGFGGLAAILRFRIE from the coding sequence ATGAGGGTTAACTATTCTCATATAAAAGAAGGAAAGATAAGAATAATTCCGGAAAATGCAGAGGACCTGTGGCATATTGGAAGTATTCTTAATATCGGAGACCGTGTATTTTCAAAAACTTGGAGGAGATTCAAGCCAACAGAGGATGACGCAGGAGAAAAAATGCCTGTTAATATAGAATTAGAGGCTGAAAAAGTAGAGTTTTCTGAAGAGCTAAATAGGCTGAGGGTTACTGGAAAAATAATTTCCGGAGAGCCTGAGGAATACGCGCCCCGTGGGCAATATCACACGGTAGATGTTGAAACTGGCTTTCCGATTGTTATACAGAAAGATTGGAAGGAACATGAACTTCAGAGACTCAAAAAAGCAGTGATGGACTCGAAGAAACCGAAAGTCATTATAGTGGTATTAGACAATGAAAAAGCGCTCTTTGCAACTCTCACCGGAAGAGGGGTACATTATGATTTTGAGATTGAGAGTAAAGCATCAAAACGGGATGAGCGCTTTGCAGAAAAGGAGAGAGAGTATTTTGACGAGATATTAAAAAAAGTCCAAGAAAGAAAGGAGGAGCGAATAGTTATAGCTGGACCTGGATTTACAAAAGATAATTTAAAGAAATTCATAATGCACAAAGACCCTCAACTTCTCAAAAAAATAGTGTTTGATTCTGTCTCTTATGCAGAAAGAAGTGGTGTTGAGGAGCTTCTTTCGCGAGGAGCAATATCAAAAGCGATAGTAGAGCATGAGATTGAACGCAACGCCGCAATTATGAATAAGTTTATGGAGCATGTTGGCCGGGAAGACGGCCTTTGTGCTTGGGGACTTGATGAAGTGAAAAGGGCAATGGAGTATGGAGCTGTTTCGGAGCTCCTTGTACTTGACTCTCTCTTGAGAAAAAGAAAAGACGTCTCGGAGCTTGTTGAAAAGGCTGTTTTGATGAAAGTTAACTTGCATGTATTTTCATCAGGCTGCAGCCCTGCAGAAAAGTTGGATGGTTTTGGTGGACTGGCTGCAATTCTTAGGTTTAGGATAGAATAA
- a CDS encoding replication factor C small subunit, which produces MEEILPWTEKYRPKTLSDMIGQDYVVEALKAFVKSRNLPNLLFAGPPGIGKTTATIALAHDLYGEDISGNLLELNASDERGIDVVRGKIKDFARSVAIQSVPFKIIFLDEADALTPDAQHALRRTMERYLSATRFILSCNYSSKIIEPLQSRCSVFRFLPLSDDSMRRMVERISKNEGLTISEEAISTLLYVSGGDMRKAINVLQGVSFQSKKITPEAVYKMGSHAQPSEIRKMIEAALRGRFSEARNMLDELMIKYGMSGEDVILQIYREVPSLPIAEEKKVHLVDRIGEYNFRMVEGANERIQLEALLAQVMLIGKNP; this is translated from the coding sequence ATGGAAGAGATATTACCTTGGACCGAGAAGTATCGCCCAAAAACGCTTTCTGATATGATTGGGCAGGATTACGTTGTTGAGGCATTAAAGGCTTTTGTGAAAAGCCGTAATTTACCAAACCTCCTTTTTGCTGGGCCACCTGGAATTGGAAAGACAACGGCAACCATAGCACTTGCACATGATTTGTATGGAGAGGACATTTCAGGAAACCTTTTAGAGCTCAACGCAAGTGACGAGAGGGGCATAGATGTAGTAAGGGGAAAAATAAAGGATTTTGCGCGCAGCGTCGCTATACAGTCCGTCCCGTTTAAAATTATATTCTTAGATGAAGCTGATGCGCTTACTCCGGATGCGCAGCATGCACTTAGAAGAACGATGGAGAGATACCTTTCAGCAACGCGCTTTATCCTCTCGTGCAACTACTCCTCAAAAATAATAGAGCCACTGCAGAGTAGATGTTCGGTGTTTAGGTTCTTGCCTCTCTCAGATGATAGCATGCGCCGCATGGTTGAGAGAATATCTAAAAATGAAGGTTTAACGATATCAGAAGAGGCCATATCAACGCTTCTATATGTAAGTGGAGGGGATATGCGAAAGGCAATAAACGTCTTGCAGGGCGTTTCTTTCCAATCAAAAAAGATAACACCAGAGGCAGTTTATAAGATGGGCTCGCATGCACAGCCTTCTGAAATAAGAAAAATGATTGAAGCGGCTCTTCGCGGACGGTTTAGTGAAGCTAGAAACATGTTAGATGAGCTTATGATAAAATATGGAATGTCTGGAGAGGATGTAATCTTGCAAATCTATCGAGAGGTACCTTCGTTGCCAATTGCAGAAGAAAAAAAAGTTCATCTTGTAGATCGGATAGGAGAGTATAATTTTAGAATGGTTGAGGGTGCCAATGAGAGAATACAGTTGGAAGCGCTATTAGCTCAGGTTATGCTGATTGGAAAGAATCCTTGA
- the ileS gene encoding isoleucine--tRNA ligase — translation MIEMHNQISLEQEILDFWKKEKIYQKSNNKNKNNELFFFCDGPPYATGQIHPGTAWNKCLKDSVCRYKRMCGKSVRAQPGYDTHGLPIEVKVEQELQITSKKEIEERVGVEKFINKCRDFATRHISLMSSQFERCGVWMDFDSPYITYKDNYIESSWATIKRAYERGLLSRGLYVLPYCARCETTLANYELEYEEDTDPSIYVKFKLQNSDEYLVIWTTTPWTLISNMAVMVHPTLTYVKAKVNGEIWIIAKERLDAVMAFANSSAIIIGEFSGKKLEGLKYEHPLQKKIGKEYERKVVLSDEFVSVEDGSGLVHCAPGHGPQDFIIGKRFDIEIFSPLDSAGKFTSQAGAYAGKKTNEVEEEILSDLENSGCLIYAGKMRHRYPHCWRCKTKLIYLATEQWFITINKLKDRMLEEIEECKWQPPFAKLRFIDFVRAAPDWCISRQRYWGIPLPIWVCKDCSAFKVIGSLAELGVNINDLHKPKLDKIELDCEKCSGKMKRTPDILDVWFDSGNAVWAQFEGSEYPYPAHLIIEGKDQIRGWFYSLLGSGIVLKDKIPYASVLMHGFFVDEKGEKMSKSLGNFVQLEEIIGKYGADPFRLWCLSSTIWEDLRFSWDEIREASRDVGILYNLGIYLQRFYPESKIPFKKPTKPEDIYILSRLESTAKECTEAFEEYRIHDAVKAIRRFIVEDISHFYLKLIKKRDDEEALSYLYGSVLGAITLASPIIPFTCEAVYQNFFRRYEKEESVHLRPWYTADDMGINRLIERRVSIVLEIIAAATHARQKAGIKLRWPLEEMLIWSENSEVKDTTVELSQILSEMANVKKVSFAKPHSLTFSLTINYEKINEEFKQNAQWIIDKLKKADPEVIESELLKNGMFVLEKYKITKEMVSVAQQAAEGYAISSFDDGIVYIKTKMSRQLMCEAMIREVARRVQIERKKLGLVEKNKISLEISCSNELRSMLEEGREHLATQVNASSLEFSKDLKNASRFEIDGEIVLIRITRL, via the coding sequence ATGATTGAAATGCACAATCAAATTTCTCTTGAACAAGAAATATTGGATTTTTGGAAAAAGGAGAAAATATACCAAAAGTCAAACAATAAAAACAAAAATAACGAATTGTTTTTTTTCTGTGACGGCCCCCCTTACGCCACAGGACAGATACACCCCGGAACAGCATGGAATAAGTGTCTCAAAGATTCAGTATGCAGATACAAGCGCATGTGTGGAAAATCTGTTCGCGCACAGCCAGGCTACGATACCCACGGCCTTCCCATAGAAGTAAAGGTGGAACAGGAGCTACAAATAACTTCCAAGAAGGAGATAGAAGAGCGGGTAGGTGTTGAAAAATTCATAAACAAATGTAGGGACTTTGCAACTCGCCATATCTCACTAATGAGTAGTCAGTTTGAGCGATGCGGAGTATGGATGGACTTTGATTCTCCTTATATAACTTACAAAGACAATTACATCGAATCTTCATGGGCAACTATAAAGAGGGCTTACGAGCGAGGGCTTCTGTCGCGCGGTCTATACGTGCTTCCATACTGCGCAAGATGTGAAACTACTCTCGCAAACTATGAATTAGAATATGAGGAGGATACCGACCCAAGCATCTACGTAAAATTTAAGCTTCAAAACTCAGACGAATATTTGGTCATATGGACAACTACTCCATGGACACTCATATCCAATATGGCAGTGATGGTTCATCCTACATTAACATATGTTAAAGCAAAAGTAAACGGAGAAATTTGGATAATAGCAAAGGAGAGATTAGATGCAGTGATGGCTTTTGCCAATTCTTCAGCAATCATCATTGGGGAATTCTCTGGAAAAAAACTTGAGGGACTAAAATATGAACATCCACTACAAAAGAAGATAGGGAAGGAATATGAGCGAAAAGTCGTTTTGTCTGACGAATTTGTTAGTGTTGAAGACGGAAGCGGACTTGTTCACTGCGCACCAGGTCATGGCCCACAGGACTTCATAATAGGAAAGAGATTTGATATAGAAATATTCTCTCCGCTTGATTCTGCAGGAAAATTTACCTCTCAAGCAGGGGCTTATGCCGGCAAGAAGACAAATGAAGTTGAAGAGGAAATACTCTCTGACTTGGAGAATTCCGGTTGCCTTATCTATGCAGGAAAAATGAGGCATCGCTATCCTCATTGTTGGAGGTGCAAAACAAAGCTTATCTACTTAGCTACTGAACAGTGGTTCATAACAATAAACAAGCTCAAGGATAGGATGCTGGAAGAGATAGAAGAATGCAAATGGCAGCCTCCATTTGCAAAGCTTAGGTTTATCGATTTTGTTCGGGCTGCCCCAGATTGGTGTATTTCACGTCAAAGATACTGGGGAATTCCGCTTCCTATTTGGGTTTGTAAAGATTGCAGCGCTTTTAAGGTTATAGGTTCGCTGGCAGAGCTTGGAGTGAACATCAATGATCTTCATAAGCCTAAGCTGGACAAAATAGAGCTTGACTGCGAGAAGTGCTCAGGCAAGATGAAAAGAACACCAGATATTCTAGATGTCTGGTTTGATTCGGGCAACGCAGTTTGGGCTCAGTTTGAGGGAAGCGAATACCCTTATCCTGCCCACCTCATCATAGAAGGAAAAGACCAAATTCGAGGCTGGTTCTACTCTCTTCTTGGAAGTGGCATTGTCCTCAAAGATAAAATACCATACGCTTCAGTTCTCATGCACGGATTTTTTGTAGATGAGAAAGGAGAAAAAATGTCAAAATCTCTTGGAAATTTTGTTCAACTTGAAGAAATCATAGGAAAGTATGGAGCAGACCCATTTAGGCTATGGTGTCTCTCATCAACAATATGGGAAGATTTGAGATTCTCTTGGGATGAAATACGCGAAGCTTCGCGAGATGTTGGAATCCTCTATAACCTCGGCATCTATCTTCAGCGTTTTTATCCTGAAAGCAAGATACCTTTCAAAAAGCCTACCAAACCAGAAGACATCTATATTCTCTCACGGCTTGAAAGCACTGCAAAAGAATGTACTGAAGCCTTTGAAGAATACAGAATCCACGACGCAGTAAAAGCTATCAGGAGATTTATAGTTGAGGACATCAGCCATTTCTACCTCAAACTTATCAAAAAAAGAGATGACGAGGAGGCATTGTCATACCTCTATGGGTCGGTGCTTGGTGCCATAACGTTGGCTTCCCCAATAATACCGTTCACCTGCGAAGCAGTATATCAAAATTTTTTCAGAAGGTACGAAAAAGAAGAATCAGTGCATCTGCGGCCATGGTATACGGCAGATGATATGGGTATAAATAGACTTATAGAGCGGAGAGTCAGCATTGTATTAGAAATAATAGCGGCTGCCACACACGCGCGACAAAAAGCAGGAATAAAACTTAGGTGGCCGCTTGAGGAGATGCTTATCTGGAGTGAAAACAGTGAGGTAAAGGACACTACAGTAGAACTTTCCCAGATATTATCCGAAATGGCTAATGTAAAGAAGGTTTCGTTTGCAAAGCCACATTCACTAACGTTTTCATTGACAATAAATTACGAAAAGATAAATGAAGAATTCAAACAAAATGCACAATGGATAATTGATAAGCTTAAAAAAGCGGACCCTGAAGTAATAGAAAGCGAACTTTTAAAAAATGGAATGTTCGTTCTTGAGAAATACAAGATTACTAAAGAAATGGTCTCAGTTGCACAGCAGGCAGCAGAGGGCTACGCCATATCTTCTTTTGATGACGGAATTGTTTATATAAAAACAAAAATGTCCAGACAACTTATGTGTGAAGCAATGATTCGTGAAGTTGCAAGGAGGGTACAGATCGAGCGCAAGAAACTAGGTCTCGTCGAAAAGAACAAGATATCGCTTGAAATCTCGTGTAGCAACGAACTCAGGTCCATGCTTGAAGAGGGCAGAGAACATCTTGCTACTCAGGTTAATGCTTCCTCTTTGGAGTTTTCCAAAGACCTAAAAAACGCCTCTCGTTTTGAAATAGACGGAGAAATAGTCCTCATCAGAATTACAAGATTATGA
- a CDS encoding NFACT RNA binding domain-containing protein, protein MAKDEKTIVELDASKSAQENASTYFEMAKKAKVKLSRVKAALAQSILELEKLKSEKQKDRGSNSLRDSSSQLLSLFSIKRKKEWFEQFHFFVTPQKKLVIAGRSSKQNDLIYSKYIEDNDLFFHADIQGAPATVLKNGLHADNPEKLLSAQFAASYSSAWKVGAASVDVYAVRKNQLSKHSHGGFIPKGGFAITGEREWFRKIPLGLKLYVDEKGIPRVVPEKMNLMHNSVLIYPRGKDDKQEAAKKIAKALSCDKEEILLLLPSGKFRVISEFTDKGARG, encoded by the coding sequence ATGGCAAAGGATGAGAAAACGATTGTTGAGCTAGATGCATCAAAAAGCGCTCAAGAAAATGCTTCAACTTATTTTGAGATGGCAAAAAAGGCAAAAGTAAAACTTTCTAGAGTAAAGGCCGCCCTTGCTCAGAGTATCCTTGAACTTGAGAAACTAAAATCAGAAAAGCAAAAAGATAGGGGGTCCAATAGCTTAAGGGATTCTTCATCCCAACTTCTAAGTCTCTTTAGTATAAAAAGAAAGAAAGAATGGTTTGAGCAATTTCACTTCTTTGTCACTCCTCAAAAAAAACTCGTAATTGCCGGAAGAAGCAGTAAGCAAAACGACCTAATCTATTCGAAATATATAGAAGACAACGACCTTTTTTTTCACGCAGATATCCAAGGAGCTCCCGCAACGGTACTAAAAAATGGGCTGCATGCCGATAATCCAGAAAAGCTCCTTAGTGCTCAGTTTGCGGCTTCTTATTCTTCTGCTTGGAAGGTAGGAGCAGCAAGTGTAGATGTCTATGCAGTAAGAAAAAATCAACTTTCAAAGCACTCACATGGAGGATTTATTCCCAAGGGTGGCTTTGCAATCACCGGAGAACGGGAGTGGTTTAGAAAAATCCCTCTGGGTTTAAAACTGTATGTTGATGAAAAAGGAATTCCACGAGTAGTTCCTGAAAAAATGAATTTAATGCACAACTCAGTTCTAATCTATCCTAGGGGAAAAGATGACAAGCAGGAAGCTGCAAAAAAGATTGCTAAAGCACTCTCTTGCGATAAGGAAGAAATACTTTTACTTCTGCCTTCTGGAAAGTTTAGGGTAATTTCAGAATTTACCGATAAAGGAGCGAGGGGCTAA
- a CDS encoding MBL fold metallo-hydrolase, with the protein MKQKKVQIADGVFMVTSQEGLCSNVYVLIGRNGKTLLIDSGSGILEFDFDPDICLLTHGHLDHTLGVKSSWNEVYLHPQEFSFKGPYIKIPDNAKAFSKFNVLFPPFFLEIIHTPGHTPGSVCIFERKKGILFSGDTKFAKGGRGRTDLGGDENKIINSLNLIESLPYKLLCPGHGDIERRKQRTL; encoded by the coding sequence ATGAAACAAAAAAAAGTGCAAATCGCAGATGGCGTCTTTATGGTTACAAGTCAAGAAGGCCTCTGTTCTAATGTCTACGTTCTGATAGGCCGCAATGGAAAAACTCTCCTTATTGATTCCGGAAGCGGGATTCTAGAATTTGATTTTGACCCTGACATCTGCCTCTTAACACACGGACACCTAGACCATACCTTAGGAGTCAAAAGTAGCTGGAATGAAGTTTATCTTCATCCTCAAGAATTTTCCTTTAAAGGTCCATATATCAAAATTCCTGACAACGCAAAAGCCTTTTCAAAATTCAACGTTTTATTCCCACCATTTTTTCTTGAAATAATTCACACGCCAGGGCACACTCCCGGTAGCGTTTGCATTTTTGAACGAAAAAAAGGAATCCTTTTTTCTGGAGATACAAAGTTTGCTAAAGGAGGGCGGGGACGAACCGATCTTGGCGGCGACGAAAATAAAATAATAAATTCACTAAATCTAATAGAATCCCTACCATACAAGCTTCTCTGTCCAGGACACGGAGACATTGAAAGAAGAAAACAAAGAACTCTTTAG
- a CDS encoding N-glycosylase/DNA lyase produces MRKKGPILKEEYRRLKTAIQARISEFESLGRTGNKSLIFAELCFCLLTPQSSAIRANKAIQDLKEAGLLAVGRAEEIAPVIKKHGVRFFNTKAKYIASARNFDLTKVLEIAKRDEREAREFLVRSVKGMGYKEASHFLRNIGFGKTLAILDRHILKNIAREGIMKKGAIPKSLKKTDYLHIEEKLLDFSKEKKIPLPHLDLLLWARETGFIFK; encoded by the coding sequence ATGAGGAAAAAAGGCCCAATATTAAAAGAAGAATACAGAAGGTTAAAAACAGCCATTCAGGCAAGGATATCCGAATTCGAATCTTTAGGGCGCACAGGCAACAAGAGCCTAATTTTTGCAGAACTCTGTTTTTGCTTACTAACTCCACAATCGTCAGCCATACGAGCAAACAAAGCAATTCAGGATCTTAAAGAGGCCGGCCTTCTTGCAGTTGGAAGAGCAGAAGAAATAGCTCCGGTCATAAAAAAACACGGAGTGCGCTTTTTTAATACGAAAGCAAAGTACATTGCTAGCGCAAGAAACTTCGACTTGACCAAAGTGTTGGAAATTGCTAAAAGGGATGAACGGGAAGCCCGCGAATTTTTGGTCAGAAGCGTAAAGGGAATGGGTTATAAGGAGGCATCACACTTTTTGCGCAATATAGGATTTGGAAAAACACTTGCAATTCTTGATAGGCACATTTTGAAGAATATTGCTCGGGAAGGAATAATGAAAAAGGGAGCTATCCCAAAGTCACTTAAAAAGACAGATTATCTCCATATAGAAGAAAAACTTTTGGACTTTTCAAAAGAGAAAAAAATACCCCTTCCTCATCTTGATTTGCTTTTATGGGCAAGAGAAACGGGTTTTATCTTTAAGTAG
- a CDS encoding NAD(P)-dependent oxidoreductase, with the protein MSNSHTILVTGASGRIGRVVIKNLIKKKEQVRALVRKKESINSLSINSLGEEVEIVYGDITNKRSLIDAVSNVEKIIHLAGSVDFSNQQKMMKINADGTKNLLEICPNSIKRFIHCSSIAVYGKKLDKEEVDEKRKPNPDSIYAKSKMKAEEYCIEHSKRLPITILRLGVVYGPGFDAGYREVFELLRCGRMRIIGDGNNVIPFVHVEDVANAILLALTSNVPSGSFYNIVGEKKTQAEVLSLASKYLDVKPPQKRIHPLLAKAACLFSPTKSEYIDILSSNRSFSSTKAWQELGWRPRISLEDGIKNISEQYKSRQVKGELNESWEN; encoded by the coding sequence TTGAGTAATTCTCATACGATTTTGGTTACGGGCGCATCAGGCAGAATCGGACGTGTAGTAATCAAAAACCTAATAAAAAAGAAAGAGCAAGTGCGTGCTCTCGTGAGGAAAAAAGAAAGCATAAACAGTTTAAGCATAAACAGTTTAGGCGAAGAAGTTGAGATAGTTTATGGCGACATCACCAACAAGAGAAGCTTAATTGATGCGGTCAGTAACGTTGAAAAAATAATCCACCTTGCAGGAAGTGTTGATTTTTCAAATCAACAAAAGATGATGAAAATCAACGCAGATGGCACAAAAAATCTATTGGAAATTTGTCCAAACAGCATAAAGAGATTTATCCACTGCTCCTCAATTGCGGTTTATGGAAAGAAATTAGACAAAGAAGAAGTAGATGAAAAAAGAAAACCTAACCCAGATTCAATCTACGCTAAAAGCAAGATGAAGGCAGAGGAATATTGTATTGAACATAGCAAGCGACTGCCGATTACAATCTTGCGTCTTGGGGTGGTCTACGGACCAGGATTTGATGCCGGTTATAGGGAGGTTTTTGAGTTACTAAGGTGTGGAAGAATGCGAATCATCGGTGATGGAAACAACGTCATTCCCTTTGTTCACGTGGAGGACGTGGCAAATGCTATCCTCCTCGCTCTCACCTCAAACGTACCTTCAGGTTCATTTTACAACATAGTAGGAGAAAAAAAGACTCAAGCAGAAGTTTTGTCTTTGGCATCCAAATATCTTGACGTCAAGCCTCCGCAAAAAAGAATCCATCCCCTCCTAGCAAAGGCCGCCTGTCTCTTCTCACCTACCAAATCAGAATACATAGACATCCTCTCTTCAAATCGCTCATTCTCGTCTACAAAAGCATGGCAGGAGCTTGGATGGAGGCCAAGAATAAGCCTAGAGGATGGTATAAAAAATATATCTGAGCAGTATAAAAGCAGACAAGTGAAAGGTGAGCTTAATGAAAGTTGGGAGAACTGA
- a CDS encoding geranylgeranylglyceryl/heptaprenylglyceryl phosphate synthase, with amino-acid sequence MKVGRTEKYLLEEIEKKKGLLLALIDPADYQHKEDAIKAGREACEGGADAILVGGSIGAEGELLDTVTKEIKSSVSVPVILFPGNISTISKYADAVYFMSLLNSRHPYWITGAQMLAANSIRLLGIEPLPVGYIVIEPGGTVGYVGDANLISRNKPQIAAAHALSAQYMGFRFVLTDAGSNPSLGPIPLDMVKAVSSTINIPYIVAGGIKSPTQAAGIIKAGADAIQVGTALEHGKNLKKLVGEMVRAIRNSGLQKTK; translated from the coding sequence ATGAAAGTTGGGAGAACTGAAAAATACCTTTTAGAAGAAATAGAGAAAAAGAAAGGCCTTCTTCTTGCTCTTATTGATCCTGCAGACTACCAACACAAAGAAGATGCAATAAAAGCAGGAAGAGAAGCTTGCGAAGGAGGAGCAGACGCTATACTTGTTGGCGGCAGCATAGGGGCAGAAGGAGAACTTCTTGATACCGTAACCAAAGAAATCAAAAGCTCAGTGTCCGTACCTGTCATTCTCTTTCCAGGCAACATAAGCACCATATCAAAATATGCTGATGCAGTATATTTTATGTCCCTCCTTAACAGCAGACACCCTTATTGGATAACAGGAGCGCAGATGTTGGCTGCAAATTCAATTCGACTTCTTGGAATTGAGCCACTGCCAGTAGGCTATATTGTTATTGAGCCGGGTGGAACAGTCGGTTATGTTGGGGATGCAAATCTCATAAGTCGCAATAAACCGCAAATTGCAGCAGCACACGCTCTTTCCGCTCAATATATGGGTTTTAGATTCGTTTTAACGGATGCAGGAAGCAATCCCTCACTTGGTCCGATCCCACTTGATATGGTAAAAGCAGTTTCTAGCACTATAAATATCCCTTACATTGTTGCTGGCGGTATAAAATCTCCAACTCAAGCTGCCGGTATAATAAAGGCAGGAGCAGATGCAATTCAGGTAGGAACAGCGCTTGAACATGGAAAAAATCTAAAAAAATTGGTAGGGGAAATGGTAAGAGCCATAAGGAATAGTGGTTTGCAAAAAACGAAGTAA